A stretch of the Thalassotalea euphylliae genome encodes the following:
- the rsmG gene encoding 16S rRNA (guanine(527)-N(7))-methyltransferase RsmG — protein MLADKLRALVAQTDISLTDLQFNQLIQYVELLDKWNKTYNLTSVRNPEEMLVKHILDSLVVGQLLNGNRFIDVGTGPGLPGIPLAILYPERNFVLLDSLGKRITFLRQVVYQLKLTNVEPVQSRVEAHIPAQAFDGVLSRAFSSLQDMVSWCHHLIDSETGRFYALKGQYPEDELDALPENVTLVASHELHVPELTGERHLIELKKNN, from the coding sequence ATGTTGGCAGATAAATTACGCGCCCTTGTGGCGCAAACTGATATTTCCTTAACCGATCTTCAATTTAATCAGTTAATTCAATACGTCGAACTACTCGACAAATGGAATAAAACCTACAACCTGACTTCCGTTCGCAATCCAGAAGAAATGTTGGTTAAACATATTCTTGATAGCCTAGTTGTTGGTCAATTACTTAATGGTAATCGCTTTATCGATGTTGGCACTGGGCCTGGCTTGCCTGGCATTCCTCTTGCCATATTGTATCCTGAGCGGAATTTTGTATTATTAGATAGCTTAGGAAAACGTATTACGTTTTTACGCCAAGTTGTCTATCAATTGAAGTTAACCAATGTCGAGCCTGTGCAATCACGGGTTGAAGCACATATTCCAGCACAAGCATTTGATGGAGTGTTAAGCCGTGCATTTTCTTCATTGCAAGACATGGTGTCTTGGTGTCATCACTTGATTGACAGTGAAACTGGCCGTTTTTATGCGCTAAAGGGACAATACCCAGAAGATGAGCTGGATGCTTTACCTGAAAATGTTACGTTAGTGGCAAGTCATGAATTGCATGTTCCTGAATTAACCGGCGAACGACACTTAATCGAATTGAAAAAGAATAACTAG
- the mnmG gene encoding tRNA uridine-5-carboxymethylaminomethyl(34) synthesis enzyme MnmG, producing the protein MWYQDTFDVIVVGGGHAGTEACLAAARMGCKTLLLTHNIDTLGQMSCNPAIGGIGKGHLVKEIDALGGLMATAIDHAAIQFRTLNASKGPAVRATRAQADRALYRSFVRHTLENQPNLTIFQQPCDDLILENDQVVGVSTQMGLKFKGNAVVLTVGTFLAGQIHIGLNNYQGGRAGDPASVNLASRLRDMPFRIDRLKTGTPPRLDARTLDFSVMQEQPGDTPRPIFSFMGSHDDHPEQISCYITHTNEKTHDIIRSGLDRSPMYTGVIEGIGPRYCPSIEDKIMRFADKDTHQIFVEPEGLTTHEVYPNGISTSLPFDVQMNLVRSIKGFENAHITRPGYAIEYDFFDPRDLKQTLESKFVNNLYFAGQINGTTGYEEAGAQGLVAATNAALRVQGKDEWIIGRDQAYMGVLIDDLATLGTKEPYRMFTSRAEYRLLLREDNADIRLTEKGRELGLVDDARWARFNEKMDNIEQERQRLKSVWVQKDHPAAAELNPQLKNPISKEATLEDILRRPETKYAQVMSIDAFGPAIEDLQAAEQVEIQIKYQGYIDRQMDEIEKKKRHENTVIPVDFDYSQISGLSNEVVAKLTDARPETLGKASRISGITPAAISLLLVYLKKHGLLRKTA; encoded by the coding sequence ATGTGGTATCAAGATACATTTGATGTAATTGTTGTTGGTGGTGGTCATGCTGGCACTGAAGCTTGTTTGGCTGCAGCTCGAATGGGCTGTAAAACCCTATTGCTAACACACAATATTGATACACTTGGACAAATGTCATGTAATCCTGCGATCGGCGGGATCGGCAAAGGGCATTTAGTGAAAGAGATCGATGCACTAGGCGGGCTAATGGCAACAGCGATTGATCACGCTGCGATCCAATTTAGAACCTTGAATGCTAGTAAAGGGCCTGCTGTTAGAGCAACGAGAGCACAAGCTGATCGCGCTTTATATCGCTCATTTGTGCGCCACACACTGGAAAACCAACCAAATCTGACCATCTTTCAACAACCTTGTGATGACTTGATCTTAGAAAACGATCAAGTGGTCGGTGTTTCTACGCAAATGGGCTTAAAGTTCAAAGGTAATGCAGTCGTACTTACTGTGGGAACTTTCCTTGCTGGTCAGATCCATATTGGTCTTAACAATTATCAAGGTGGACGTGCTGGCGATCCTGCTTCAGTAAATTTAGCTTCTCGTCTGCGCGATATGCCATTTCGAATTGATCGCTTAAAAACAGGTACACCGCCGCGTTTAGATGCACGAACGTTAGACTTTTCGGTGATGCAAGAGCAACCTGGAGATACACCAAGACCGATTTTCTCGTTTATGGGATCTCATGACGATCATCCAGAGCAGATCTCTTGCTACATCACCCATACTAACGAGAAAACGCACGACATTATCCGCTCTGGCTTGGATCGCTCGCCGATGTATACCGGTGTTATTGAAGGAATTGGTCCACGCTATTGCCCATCAATTGAAGATAAGATCATGCGTTTTGCCGACAAAGATACCCACCAGATCTTTGTTGAGCCAGAAGGCTTAACAACGCATGAAGTCTACCCTAATGGTATTTCAACGAGCTTGCCATTTGATGTGCAAATGAATTTAGTTCGATCGATCAAAGGTTTTGAAAATGCACACATTACTCGCCCTGGCTATGCCATTGAGTACGACTTCTTCGATCCTCGCGATTTAAAACAAACGTTGGAAAGCAAGTTTGTGAATAATCTTTACTTTGCTGGCCAAATTAACGGTACGACAGGTTATGAAGAAGCGGGTGCTCAAGGTTTAGTGGCTGCAACGAATGCGGCATTGCGTGTACAAGGTAAAGATGAATGGATCATTGGTCGTGATCAAGCCTATATGGGCGTGTTAATCGATGATCTTGCGACCTTAGGCACTAAAGAGCCCTACCGTATGTTTACTTCGCGTGCTGAATATCGCTTATTGCTCCGTGAAGACAATGCCGATATTCGTTTAACAGAGAAAGGTCGTGAGTTAGGCTTAGTTGACGATGCGCGATGGGCACGCTTTAACGAGAAAATGGACAATATCGAGCAAGAGCGTCAACGCTTAAAATCGGTATGGGTGCAAAAAGATCATCCCGCGGCGGCTGAATTAAATCCGCAATTAAAGAACCCGATCAGCAAAGAAGCGACGTTAGAAGATATTTTGCGTCGCCCAGAAACCAAATATGCACAAGTGATGTCGATTGACGCTTTTGGCCCAGCGATTGAAGATCTGCAAGCGGCTGAACAAGTTGAGATCCAAATTAAGTATCAAGGCTATATCGATCGCCAAATGGATGAAATTGAAAAGAAAAAGCGTCATGAAAATACCGTCATCCCCGTTGATTTCGATTACAGCCAAATCTCTGGCTTATCCAATGAAGTCGTCGCCAAGCTAACTGATGCTCGCCCAGAAACCTTAGGCAAGGCGTCACGTATTTCGGGAATTACTCCTGCGGCGATTTCATTATTGCTGGTATACTTGAAAAAACACGGCTTATTGCGCAAAACCGCCTAA
- the mioC gene encoding FMN-binding protein MioC yields the protein MASFQIIIGSMLGGTEYVAEACQETLETLGHQVTLHYTPEFSEIEQKDQTWLICTSTHGAGDYPDNIQAFVTDLENSQQDLIHTKYAVIGIGDTNYDTFCYAAKNVDKLLNSKSCTKIIDIKTIDITQIDDPETAAREWLDTHKDRLS from the coding sequence ATGGCATCTTTTCAAATCATTATTGGCAGCATGCTTGGCGGTACAGAATATGTCGCGGAAGCATGTCAAGAAACGTTAGAGACCCTTGGCCACCAAGTAACTCTGCATTACACCCCTGAATTTTCTGAGATCGAGCAAAAAGATCAAACTTGGTTGATCTGCACCTCCACACATGGCGCAGGTGACTACCCAGACAATATTCAAGCATTTGTTACCGATCTCGAAAATAGTCAACAGGATCTTATACACACTAAATATGCCGTGATCGGTATTGGTGATACTAACTACGATACCTTTTGTTATGCAGCAAAAAACGTAGATAAACTTTTAAATTCAAAGTCTTGTACTAAAATAATTGACATCAAAACTATTGATATCACACAAATAGACGATCCTGAAACAGCAGCGCGAGAGTGGCTTGATACACATAAAGATCGCTTATCCTGA
- a CDS encoding reprolysin-like metallopeptidase: MIKKISLIPWLMLFVSGHSYSDTQQQVHSVFNAWTTIANKPSDSSSLMSASSDVQSNVRSFARQEYLSQIDFTQLSANVDAVTDAQQAEAFIISVPLPTGELVNFTLSPSRAIDGALAEKYPNIATFNGVQVNQPDNVGKFELTPAGFRGMFYHQGKLVYLDPKYLDNNRVYTSYYQQDALEHGQASATRYQPKVTRQLSEELAQSKQANQTVKAARTPVQLKEYRLAITTTGEYTAFFQGSVSNVMAELATLVNRINMIFEQELAVRMILVANNDQLIFTDAASDPFQNELNNDSDESTRVISNIIGSNNYDVGHVLGTDGGGLAFLGAVCIDSIKGGGATGSFRPTGSSFYVDLVAHELGHQFGASHTFNGLTDSCGGGNRAAGSSYEVGSGSTIMAYAGICGSQNIQFRADPFFHGHSMDQMASHLARFPSCGISTEQVNRNPVADAGSDFSIPANTPFTLTGTGTDEDGDELTYDWQQFDLGPGSNGTSEQVDDGQRPLFRVFAPQSVPSRTFPRLTDVLSGTLTLGESFATTNRDLNFRLIVRDNNGGVASDNTVVNVVNTGETFAVTEPSLNDSWTSAEQLVQWNVAGTDLTPINCAAVAIDLSLDGGNTFDVNLATSAPNTGSFTVNLPALSSNNARLRVSCADNVFFAVNEGRFSVNNSQALSFEITGLSNPLAVDEDQQLTLSVANFTIQGQVADSLIISEGDNYSVEDSTVIPDTNFNGSLSIEVRAVAGSEQTPVFSAQVAVAAVNDAPVATDDELMLVQGANTQQINVLSNDSDVDAQDNLTLSQLVYTGDGQASIVNNQISYTPATSFIGEETISYTVSDSSGATDTANLIITVNEVDVNNPPSTNNDSITLTQGAGSQLIDVLANDSDPDAGDTLTLTSIDYSGNGQASVSNNQISYTPAATFSGQESIAYTVSDSSGVSATGLLNITVNAAPQPPTPAPNESGGSGGGSLYWLTFLLFVASSFRVRGFDQQGERK; this comes from the coding sequence ATGATAAAGAAAATATCCTTAATTCCATGGTTGATGCTATTTGTTTCAGGGCATAGCTATAGTGATACACAACAACAAGTGCACAGTGTATTTAATGCTTGGACGACGATAGCCAATAAACCCAGCGATAGCAGCAGCTTAATGTCGGCAAGCAGTGATGTACAAAGTAACGTGCGCAGTTTCGCCAGACAAGAGTACTTATCACAAATTGATTTTACTCAGCTTTCAGCCAATGTTGATGCCGTTACAGACGCTCAGCAAGCCGAAGCTTTTATTATTAGTGTGCCATTGCCAACTGGTGAGCTGGTGAATTTTACTTTATCGCCAAGCAGGGCTATTGATGGTGCGTTAGCTGAAAAGTATCCCAATATTGCGACATTTAATGGGGTTCAAGTTAATCAGCCTGATAACGTTGGTAAATTTGAACTTACGCCAGCGGGCTTTCGCGGCATGTTCTACCATCAAGGTAAATTGGTTTATCTCGATCCTAAATATCTTGATAACAACCGCGTTTATACCAGTTATTACCAGCAAGATGCACTTGAGCATGGGCAAGCTTCAGCAACGCGCTATCAACCTAAGGTAACCCGTCAGTTAAGCGAAGAACTTGCACAATCAAAACAAGCTAACCAAACGGTAAAAGCCGCACGTACGCCAGTGCAACTCAAAGAGTATCGATTAGCTATTACCACCACAGGGGAGTACACGGCGTTTTTCCAAGGCAGTGTTAGTAACGTTATGGCCGAGCTTGCGACCTTGGTTAATCGCATTAACATGATTTTCGAGCAAGAGCTTGCGGTACGGATGATCTTAGTGGCTAACAATGATCAACTAATTTTCACTGACGCAGCAAGCGATCCTTTCCAGAATGAACTTAACAATGACAGTGATGAGTCAACACGGGTGATCTCGAACATCATTGGTAGTAACAACTATGATGTTGGTCACGTACTTGGTACCGATGGCGGTGGATTGGCATTTCTCGGCGCTGTTTGTATTGATAGCATCAAAGGAGGTGGCGCAACGGGATCATTTAGACCAACGGGTAGTTCATTTTATGTCGATCTTGTTGCTCACGAACTTGGTCATCAGTTTGGTGCTAGCCATACGTTTAACGGCTTAACCGATTCTTGTGGTGGTGGTAATCGCGCGGCTGGCAGCAGTTATGAAGTAGGCAGTGGTTCAACTATTATGGCGTATGCAGGCATTTGCGGTAGTCAAAATATTCAATTTAGGGCAGATCCATTCTTTCATGGGCATTCAATGGATCAAATGGCGAGTCATCTTGCCCGTTTTCCAAGTTGTGGAATCAGTACCGAACAAGTGAATAGAAACCCTGTCGCTGATGCTGGGAGTGACTTTAGTATTCCAGCCAATACCCCATTTACGCTGACCGGCACGGGTACTGATGAAGATGGTGACGAACTTACTTATGACTGGCAACAGTTTGACTTAGGTCCTGGCAGCAATGGTACTAGCGAACAAGTTGATGATGGCCAACGTCCTTTGTTTCGTGTGTTTGCTCCCCAATCAGTGCCAAGCCGTACGTTTCCAAGGCTGACCGATGTGCTTTCTGGTACCCTCACGCTTGGTGAAAGCTTTGCTACCACTAATCGCGATTTGAATTTTCGTTTAATTGTTCGTGATAACAATGGCGGGGTTGCCTCTGATAATACTGTCGTTAACGTGGTAAATACTGGGGAAACGTTTGCGGTTACTGAGCCATCACTGAATGATAGTTGGACTAGTGCTGAGCAGCTTGTTCAATGGAATGTTGCTGGTACTGATCTTACCCCAATCAACTGCGCAGCAGTGGCAATAGACTTGTCACTTGATGGTGGTAATACTTTCGATGTAAACCTGGCAACAAGTGCGCCGAATACTGGCAGCTTTACCGTTAATTTACCGGCGTTAAGTAGCAATAATGCACGGCTTAGGGTCAGTTGTGCCGACAATGTATTTTTTGCCGTAAATGAGGGGCGATTTAGCGTTAATAATTCGCAAGCGCTATCATTTGAAATTACGGGGTTGAGCAATCCGTTAGCAGTTGATGAAGACCAACAATTAACACTCTCTGTGGCTAATTTTACGATTCAAGGGCAAGTTGCTGATAGCTTGATAATTTCTGAAGGTGATAATTACTCTGTCGAGGATTCGACCGTCATTCCAGATACCAACTTTAACGGCAGCTTGTCTATTGAAGTACGTGCTGTTGCAGGTAGCGAGCAAACTCCTGTGTTTAGCGCGCAAGTGGCCGTTGCAGCCGTTAATGATGCACCTGTAGCAACTGATGATGAGTTAATGCTAGTACAGGGCGCCAATACGCAACAAATTAATGTACTTAGCAATGATTCTGATGTTGATGCTCAAGATAACTTAACGTTATCACAACTGGTTTATACAGGTGATGGTCAAGCGAGTATTGTAAATAACCAGATCAGTTATACGCCTGCAACCAGTTTTATCGGTGAGGAGACGATTAGCTATACGGTTAGTGATAGCAGTGGGGCAACCGATACCGCCAATTTGATTATTACCGTTAATGAAGTTGACGTGAACAACCCTCCGTCAACAAACAATGACTCAATTACGTTAACGCAAGGCGCTGGAAGCCAGTTAATTGATGTGTTGGCGAATGATTCAGATCCTGATGCAGGAGATACCTTAACTCTGACTAGCATTGACTATTCAGGTAATGGACAAGCCAGTGTTTCTAATAATCAGATCAGCTATACACCTGCGGCAACCTTTAGTGGCCAAGAAAGCATTGCTTATACAGTGAGTGATAGCTCTGGGGTATCTGCCACTGGGCTATTGAATATCACCGTGAATGCTGCACCTCAACCGCCAACACCGGCACCCAATGAGTCTGGCGGCTCTGGTGGTGGTAGCCTTTATTGGTTAACGTTCTTGTTGTTCGTCGCTAGTAGTTTCCGTGTCCGTGGCTTTGATCAACAAGGAGAGCGCAAGTGA
- the mnmE gene encoding tRNA uridine-5-carboxymethylaminomethyl(34) synthesis GTPase MnmE, with product MSATLSSNTETIAAQATAPGRGGVGIIRVSGPKASEVAEQLLGKCPKVRYADYLNFNDLKGNTLDQGIALFFKGPNSFTGEDVLELQGHGGPVILDMLLKEILQINGVRMAKPGEFSEQAFLNDKLDLTQAEAIADLINSNSEQAARSALHSLQGDFSKLVHQLVEDVIHLRMYVEAAIDFPEEEIDFLADEKVLNSLKGIITRVEDVQQQAKQGSIIREGMRVVIAGRPNAGKSSLLNALSGKETAIVTDIEGTTRDVLSEQIHIDGMPLHIIDTAGLRESPDKVEQIGIERAWAEIAKADRVILMVDSATSEQENPRDFWPEFFEQLPEKMGVTIVRNKADLSGATTGLSGDSEQPSITISAKSGDGINDLKEHLKTIMGYQGSTEGGFMARRRHLVALEAAHNHLQTGLDQLESYVAGEILAEELRICQQSLNEITGEFTSDDLLGKIFSSFCIGK from the coding sequence ATGTCGGCAACTTTATCTAGCAACACAGAAACCATCGCAGCCCAAGCGACCGCCCCAGGTCGAGGTGGTGTCGGTATCATTCGTGTGTCAGGTCCTAAAGCAAGCGAGGTTGCCGAGCAACTATTAGGTAAATGCCCTAAGGTGCGATACGCCGATTACTTAAATTTTAATGATTTGAAGGGCAACACCTTAGACCAAGGTATTGCGCTGTTTTTCAAAGGTCCTAATTCATTTACCGGTGAAGATGTCCTTGAGCTACAAGGACACGGTGGTCCCGTAATTCTCGACATGCTGCTCAAAGAGATATTGCAAATCAATGGCGTGCGTATGGCTAAGCCAGGTGAATTTAGTGAACAAGCGTTCTTAAACGACAAGCTCGACTTAACCCAAGCCGAAGCCATTGCCGACTTAATTAACTCTAATTCAGAGCAAGCTGCCCGCAGTGCCCTGCACTCACTGCAAGGTGACTTTTCTAAACTCGTTCATCAACTGGTTGAGGATGTTATCCACCTGCGCATGTATGTTGAAGCGGCGATAGACTTTCCCGAAGAAGAAATTGATTTTCTCGCCGACGAAAAAGTCCTTAATAGCCTCAAAGGCATAATCACTCGAGTTGAAGACGTTCAGCAGCAAGCCAAACAAGGCAGTATTATTCGCGAAGGGATGAGAGTGGTCATCGCAGGTCGCCCTAACGCGGGTAAATCAAGTTTACTTAATGCCCTCAGTGGTAAAGAAACCGCAATTGTCACCGATATTGAAGGAACGACTCGTGATGTCTTATCTGAGCAAATTCATATCGATGGCATGCCATTACATATCATTGATACCGCAGGGCTGCGTGAGAGCCCTGACAAAGTTGAACAAATAGGTATTGAACGTGCTTGGGCAGAAATCGCCAAAGCCGATCGAGTTATATTAATGGTGGACTCAGCCACCAGCGAACAAGAGAACCCGCGCGACTTTTGGCCAGAGTTTTTTGAACAGCTACCCGAAAAAATGGGCGTGACCATTGTTCGTAACAAGGCTGATTTAAGCGGCGCAACAACTGGCCTAAGTGGTGATAGTGAACAGCCTAGCATTACCATTTCAGCCAAAAGCGGTGATGGTATTAATGATCTCAAAGAGCATCTAAAAACCATCATGGGTTATCAAGGCAGCACCGAAGGCGGTTTTATGGCAAGACGTCGTCACTTAGTGGCGTTGGAAGCGGCGCACAATCACCTACAAACCGGTTTAGATCAATTAGAATCTTATGTTGCCGGTGAAATCTTGGCAGAAGAGTTACGAATTTGTCAGCAATCGCTCAATGAGATTACCGGTGAATTTACCAGTGATGATCTACTCGGTAAGATCTTCTCTTCTTTCTGTATTGGTAAATAA